From Microcebus murinus isolate Inina chromosome 13, M.murinus_Inina_mat1.0, whole genome shotgun sequence, the proteins below share one genomic window:
- the MLNR gene encoding motilin receptor, with amino-acid sequence MGSSWNGSDAPEGARESPWAALPPCDERRCSPFPLGALVPVTAVCLGLFAVGVSGNVVTVLLIGRYRDMRTTTNLYLGSMAVSDLLILLGLPFDLYRLWRSRPWVFGPLLCRLSLYVGEGCTYATLLHMTALSVERYLAICRPLRARVLVTRRRVRALIAALWVVALLSAGPFFFLVGVEQDPGVYLLSDLNGTARVTPSAPASPPPLWPSGPPSLSPSLSPSLSPPSGPEAAAAAALFSRECRPSSAQLGALRVMLWVTTAYFFLPFLCLSVLYGLIGRELWRSRGPLRGPAVSGRERGHRQTVRVLLVVVLAFIVCWLPFHVGRIIYINTEDSRMMHFSQYFNIVALQLFYLSASINPILYNLISKKYRAAAWKLLLSRQSRQRGLCRSRDTAGDAAGNAVGDTGGDTAGYTETSANVKTTA; translated from the exons ATGGGCAGCTCCTGGAACGGCAGCGACGCCCCCGAGGGCGCGCGGGAGTCGCCGTGGGCCGCGCTGCCGCCGTGCGACGAGCGCCGCTGCTCGCCCTTTCCCCTGGGGGCGCTGGTGCCGGTGACCGCCGTGTGCCTGGGCCTGTTCGCCGTCGGGGTGAGCGGCAACGTGGTGACCGTGCTGCTGATCGGACGCTACCGGGACATGCGGACCACCACCAACTTGTACCTGGGCAGCATGGCCGTGTCCGACCTGCTCATCCTGCTCGGGCTCCCCTTCGACCTGTACCGCCTCTGGCGCTCGCGGCCCTGGGTGTTCGGGCCGCTGCTCTGCCGCCTGTCGCTCTACGTGGGCGAGGGCTGCACCTACGCCACGCTGCTGCACATGACGGCGCTCAGCGTCGAGCGCTACCTGGCCATCTGTCGCCCGCTGCGCGCCCGCGTCCTCGTCACCCGGCGCCGCGTCCGCGCGCTCATCGCGGCGCTCTGGGTCGTGGCGCTGCTCTCCGCCGGGCCCTTCTTCTTTCTTGTGGGCGTCGAGCAGGACCCCGGCGTCTACTTGCTCTCGGACCTTAATGGCACCGCGCGGGTCACGCCCTCGGCCCCCGCCTCGCCGCCGCCCCTCTGGCCTTCGGGGCCGCCCTCGCTGTcgccctccctgtccccctcgCTGTCCCCGCCGTCGGGGCCCGAGGCTGCGGCGGCCGCGGCGCTGTTCAGCCGCGAGTGCCGGCCGAGCAGCGCGCAGCTGGGTGCGCTGCGCGTCATGCTGTGGGTCACCACCGCCTACTTCTTCCTGCCCTTCCTGTGCCTCAGCGTCCTCTACGGGCTCATCGGGCGCGAGCTGTGGAGGAGCCGCGGGCCGCTGCGAGGCCCGGCCGTGTCGGGGCGGGAGCGGGGCCACCGGCAGACCGTCCGCGTCCTGC tGGTCGTGGTTCTGGCGTTTATAGTGTGCTGGTTGCCTTTCCACGTTGGCAGGATTATTTACATCAACACGGAAGATTCCCGGATGATGCACTTCTCGCAGTACTTTAACATCGTTGCCCTGCAACTGTTCTATCTGAGCGCATCCATCAATCCCATCCTCTACAACCTCATTTCTAAGAAGTATAGGGCGGCGGCCTGGAAACTGCTGCTGTCGAGACAGTCCAGGCAGAGAGGTTTGTGCAGAAGCAGGGACACTGCGGGGGACGCTGCAGGGAATGCTGTGGGGGACACAGGGGGCGACACAGCGGGCTACACCGAGACCAGCGCTAACGTAAAGACGACGGCGTAA